The genomic interval ACTCGATAACGTTCATCTGCACCGTGCATCTGGGAAAAGACCAGATGTggggtttgacaaaaaaaaggcccCTGGGCACCGTATATCAaatcctccctctctcctcccgAAAACGAGGCGACACCTCCAACGCTCGGCGCTCTGGACCGAGAACGCTGGACGCCGGCCAACGCTCTTGGCGAGATATATGAAACACTGACCGGCTCGGAGGATGGAGTCAGCAGCTTCCGCGGCCAGAGGCGCTCTAGGTGAAATTGGGCTGTCAAGTGCTTACAGTAAAGAGctcactgaaaaacaacacGCAACACTTCGTGgggaggatggggggggggagtcGGAAGGCAGGGCGAGTGAACCAGCTCAAGATCACATTCACATTCAACTGCTTACATACAACACGGACCCACAGTCGGCATCTGTTGAGGGagtttctgcagatttatttgtttttttattttgttgcaatgGAGTGAAAAGGGTATTCACATCCATGCCAAGCCTTTAAAACCATCTCCAAGAAAAAAAGTGTCTCCAAGTCCCAGAGTCAAACTATTTCCAtaaaagaaattagtttttacaATTACGCCTGGAGAAGACCGTGTTTTCATAAAACATGAGCACAACAGATGCGTTTAGtttaatttacataaacaataaaacgtCTTAGAAAGTAACCTGCAGAAAACTTCTTCTGCTGAGACTATAAGCATTTCTCTTTACCTGTGATGGTgtaaatacatgtaaaaaaCGAGGCAAAATAGATGATGCACCAAATAATTATTGACAAACACATGGGGGGAAATTTACCCCACTTTGTGGCTCTTGTTACTTTTTTTCATGCCATGAAAAGGCTGTAAAACCGAATAAAGGCatttaaaaaaggctaattAAGTCAAGTTTTTCAGTAGagggggttttatttttatttttattgcttaaGAGAGTAGGTGAGGAAAACAACATGCAATTATCCAGGTTTGTTAGTTCAAAAAGTATTGTATTTAGAACAGTTTGTTACATGAATATTTACTAAGTTCTTTAATAATTGTTAAATAAGTCTGTACAAAAGAGTagttttaatcatctttaattGTTGATAGCTCCGGCTAACAAACGGAGGAGCCGCTTTAGCTAGCATCATTattctttcctttctttatcAATTTATGAAATACAGAggagaaaaactgcttttatttacaaataatttcaaattaacacatagagacaaaaagAGACGAATAAGAAGCACAGTTTTTGCACGAAATAAAGCcgtttttctttgcattttgcTGATTTAGATGCTTAACTTAAACTAGCACGCGCCGTTTGATTTCGCTTCCGGGATCAGAGAGGATTCTGggagttttagtttaattaaaataatcaagTAACAACCTAACTACCTGTTCGTGTTCGGGTTCGGTTAAAAGAAGCGCTTACCTGTCTGAGTCAGAAGCACAGCCCAGGCGACAGAAGTCCCTTTTAAGACGAACAGGTGGTTGTAAACCATTTTGCCCTTCGgttgagaagaagaagaaaagtccAACTTCACCGGAGAGGGAAGCCGAGCTGGTGCCGTCTGTCACAGTGCGGGCGACATCTGTCATCATCGCAGCCGGGAGGCATCACGGGAGGCATCAcgggaggagggggggacagCCTCGCCGCGACTCTCACAACAACCGAGGGCGGCGTCCAAGAACCGGGAGCGACCCGCGCAGACCCGCCGCCATGCCGCTCAGCGCCGGTAGGAGCCACTTTCATCGCGGCCGGCGTGGAGAGGAAACGCCGGCTGGAGGTCCGGTGGGCGCGCGGCAGAGCCAGCCATCAGCCAGGgctttattttaatacaaacagCTTAgcaaatgtaaaactaaatttacataaaaaaggaatACAATCCGGGTTTGAGTCTGCGCAGCATCCAAGCCTGTGCGCCCTTTTACGCAGGAAGCCAAAGCTGTGTTTATCCCATATTAAAGTTAAGGCTCACTATTTTCCACGACGGGTCTGCGCAGGGAGGTCTATTGGGTCCAGCTGGGAGAGATGGGACATATGTGAGCACCTTTATCTGGTTGGCTCCCATTAaaggtctctctctctctctctctctctctctctctctctctctctctctctctctctctctctctttccttcTGTCACTCAGGGATccccgtaaaaaaaaaaacactcatgtgcaaattgtttttgtcttaaaatacAGCATTCCCACTACTTATTTCCAAAATGATGAGTGATGAGCAATGTAGGCAGCTCAACTTAAGCGGGTTGTTTCTGTGGAGATCAGCTAGAGGGCAGACTAAGTGAATTAATGCGCTTTTAGTTCTCCAAACCACACAGAtggatggggaaaaaaaggtcttAAAACATTACCATGGATGCAAAAAGCATGTGAAAGTTAACCAAGGAAAAAGGTTCCTTTATTGTCTCAAACATGAATGACAGATCACCACCATTATTAACAACAGACTCGTCACGTTTCTAATAACATAATCCCCGTTGTCCCACTGTTTATTCGAAGCATTCTGACCTCCATGCTGATACTAGAACCAGATGGTCAGTCCATAGTTTCCACCAACACAGTCATTAAGTTTGTTTCATAAATCTTGGAACCGCTTCAAGCTCACGCCACATACTGCTGCCATTTTTGACCTCACCAAGTTCCACAAGCAATGCCTGCGGGTGGAAAGTATTTAATAAGTCGAGGGCTTATTACACCCTTTAGAGGAGAAGTGGTGTTCGTGTGAGGTGTCCTCTCCGCTGCTTCCCTTCCCGTTCCGCCACCCGCGCCTGTTGATTGTTACAGATCCTCCGAAGGCTCACACAGATACGCCGCTGCGTCACATATAcaacgaaaaaaacaaaaaagaagaagaaaagaaaaacgcaGCAAGGTTTAATGCTTTCATTCCAGACTTCATTTCCGATGAAAGCTGGTGTGTGGACAGTTTTgaagcccccttttttttttttttctagtggTGGATTTTGACAATGTCTTTCAGCTGCCTGCTAAATGAAGCGCGCAGGGCTCGGGATGACCTCTCCAACCTGCTGGCTGTGTCCGCCGCGGCACGAAGCATGTCTTCAAACACTAAGGACTCTTCTCTTATTCTGCTCCGGAAATGCAAACGGTCCGGTTTGAAGGCGTGATCAGAAGGGGAACGCGCCACATATGGAAAGACAAAAGAAGGAGAGTGAGTGAAAGGAAGAACTGGCAACAGAACGTGCATTAAACAGAGGTTTTACACAGCTGTAATGAAtgcttatttgtttattcttaaTGAGTATATGATATTTTTAATCAGAGAttggtctgtttttctttatgcaaCTGTCTAATTTGTAATTGTCTGTGCCTGCGTgtaagttgttgttgttgttggagtcaacccaaaatACGGTATCtcagattttaaagacattcgtaaaataatcattggatgtaaatctaccttgattaacttttggaatcaactcaatACAAGATAAGCCCCACAGCTAATTTACCTTAAAAGGAAaaggctacagctcagtcagtttgacacatGTAAAAGTCAGATGATCAGTTGAATCATGTGACAGTATAGAAAGAAAGGGTCCCTCTGTGTGATTAAGCAGAGACCGgagaaaagcagagaagagCAGCTAACTAGTAGTGTCTGATAGAAGACTACATGTTGTTTCTCTTCTCCCTTTTTAACTGTAGATGTTAACTTTTAACTGCACTCACTTCTGCATCCCCGTAAAGGCATTCAGACCGTCTCCCTCCAGCTGCCTTTTTAAACCATCTTCAGCTTTCTCCATCACCTCACTGCAGCCCTTTTGGTCCTCTTGGATCCCGGCGATATTATCCTTGATCATGTCTTCGTAGCTCTGATCCCCCAGCTCTCCCCCTACGAACTGCTCCAAGTTCTCCACCACGGCCTTGTTTCCACGCTGTATGGCCTTCAGACGGGCCAGCTCTTCCTTCTGCGCCCTCAGCCGTCGAGCCGAAGCAGCCGAGTTGGTGCCGAAGTGGACCGAGCACTCGTCCGGTCGGACGTCGTACCAGAATGAGGGGGAAGGGGATGGCGAGAATCCCTCTGACGCCGCCGGGCGATGGTCGTCCGTCAGCCTGCCCGGCTCATCACCAACGGCCCGCAGTGAGCCATTGTTGTCCGCTGTGGCGGGGAAGGCGAGATAGCCTGAACCCCAGTCACCGTCTCCACTTTGGCTGAGGATCGGGGTTGCCATGGATACCCAAGCCAAGATGAAGTTCAGCCAACATTTCTTCATGGTGACCTGAAGAGACAAACGTGAAttgctgtgaaaaaaacaagtgaaaaaactttttttgtgctAATCTTCAATACCAAAGCCCCctcctccctcacacacacacacacacacacacacaccacagtcCATTTGACTGGTCTCCAATGAGCTGATCAGACACTACACTCAATTCTACATGCTTTTAGTCAGAATCTAAAATTGTTTTGCTCAGAAACAATTCCAACCCTATCCAATGAATAACAGGCAATTGCTGAGGTTTTGAAAGATTTTATGGAGTTGCAACACGAGCTTCAAGAGCCAAACAAAACCGTGCCGTAGATTTTATATAACAGATAAATTTATGGTTCTCtaaatttcaaaatatgttttaaaaaccttagaAGATATGACaggtctttttttgtcttctgatgGAAAAATAAGCCTTAAGTGTTTCCCATCTACCCTGCTGGTAAAATAAAGTACAAAGTTGGTCAGTTGTGCTCGTTTCGGAGCCGTGTGTTGAATTGTGTCCCGCTGTGGCTGCGAAAGCTGAAGCATCTTCTTACAACAgtgtttgtgtagttttttttttttttggtttgtttttttttataatgggTGGTGCTTTGGGAatctggcaaaaaataaaaaagttttagcTCGCGTCACATGGGGAGTCATTACAGTTCCCAGTGAAATCGTGTCAGCATCTAAGTTTCTCACTCCTCCGTCTGGAAATGGAAAGTTTTCAAAGGCCCGCACCGGCCCCGCGAAGGAGAGGCATCGCAGAGCGCTTTCTGCTGTCAGAGCACATTTAGTTTCGGCTGGAGTTCACTCTTACGTCAACCATTTTGAAACTCCTCAGAGCTGAAAGTGAAATTAGGTTTTACCTACGTCTTCTTCAGAAGCACGATTGCCAAACCAAGTGTGCTGACAGACGCCAtataactgtttattttaggaTGACTTGTtgtttgagggggaaaaaaaccctcatAAAATAACCAACTGTTGGCTCTCTCTGTTTGTGGCCACTTTAAATGGTGACATATGCTGCTGTAGTTTCCAGATGAAGGCTTCAAATTAGGCTTTGATGAGCCTTTATCCCGATGTTAGGGTAACACAATCTCTTTCTTTTGACTGGCATGTGCATTGTAGCAGACAGGCTTACATCACCACTGGGATGAGAcagatttaatgagttttcagaGGTGGCGCATGTGCACAGATCTGTATCAGTAAACGTGTGCGAGTGAGTGGCATTTAGTACTTTTGACCATTTCAAAACAGAGGCAGTCTCCTTAAATTATGAAGAGATTGCATTTGTAGGTGGTTTTGATGTGAAACTTGTCATCAAGTGGCAACAGAACGCctttaaatactaaaatatGCCTCTATGTCATGGATAGAAGctgattaaaaacttttttttttaaatctatttgtgTGGTTTGGAGAACTGTAAGCACAAAACTCTTTTTATTCCAGATTTTTAATGCACTCTAATCCTCATTGGTGCAGCTTGACAACATTCATCCTGATGACAAAATGCAGCCAAATATGAATGTAATCTGTCTAATTATTTTGtctgtatttcagttttaatacGGCCTTCTAACATACGCTCATCATTGTTTTGCAGTCACGAATAGTTGCCTTTGAAAAACGGTTTGCAAAGTGTAAACGCTGGTGTTTTGTGGTTTAGCTGAGACGGTGTTTGTGTTGGACCTTCTGGGGCCTGTGGTGACCGTTTTTGGCTTCGCTGGGAAGGATCCGTCTCACTGAAGTGACTTTTATaggctgactttttttttttttcttggcttgaAATAGCAGAAGCTGTCTCCGAAGGGAAAACCAAGAACCTTTAGGgtagtggttctcaaactttataTGGCGAGTACCTTCGCAAACGTTACTAGGCTCCAATTAAAACACACCAGTACGAGCTTACAAGCTCATGTTCGTGTctgacacaaacaagaaaactggtCAAACTCCCAAACTAGGGTGTGGTTTAAGATGAGAtggttcctttccttttttttttttgctgagaacAGCATCCCATACACGTCAATCTTGGCTCCTCCTCTGGGTGACTTGAATCCAGCTTCCTTActgttttgcaccttttgttcTTAGCAGGTCCTATGGAGACTTCACTGACGATGCTTAAGTAGCCACTAGAACACCA from Kryptolebias marmoratus isolate JLee-2015 linkage group LG19, ASM164957v2, whole genome shotgun sequence carries:
- the si:ch211-142k18.1 gene encoding uncharacterized protein si:ch211-142k18.1, with the protein product MKKCWLNFILAWVSMATPILSQSGDGDWGSGYLAFPATADNNGSLRAVGDEPGRLTDDHRPAASEGFSPSPSPSFWYDVRPDECSVHFGTNSAASARRLRAQKEELARLKAIQRGNKAVVENLEQFVGGELGDQSYEDMIKDNIAGIQEDQKGCSEVMEKAEDGLKRQLEGDGLNAFTGMQKIREESLVFEDMLRAAADTASRLERSSRALRASFSRQLKDIVKIHH